Below is a window of bacterium DNA.
GCAGCCATGCAGCGGGGCGTAGCGCAGTCCGGTTAGCGCGCCTGCTTTGGGAGCAGGAGGTCCTGAGTTCGAATCTCAGCGCCCCGACGTAAATTCAAAGGGTTAGTTCATGATTGAGCTGACCCTTTGTTTTTTTCCTCCTTTTTTGCCCAGTATCTGCCCAGAGTTCGTCCGCAAACACACCTCATCTCGCCTTCATTTTTTTGATATCCTTCGCTTTCACTTCCTCATCCGTCTTGGCATAAATCATCGTCGTTGATATATCCCGATGTCCCAGGAATTCCTTAACTGTGGTTATCGGAATGTCATCTTTCAGACAGTAAGTGGCAAAAGAATGGCGAAGAGAATGGGCGTTAAAATACGCGATGCCAAGAGCTCGCCTCGCTCTGCCAAAAGCCTTGGTGATACTATGGATCTCTGTGATCACAGATCGCCCGGGGAATCCTTCCCCGGGCGCAACCTTGAGCCGGGCCTCTGCCCGGCGGATTAGAAATATGCAGCCGATCTAGATTGTTCGAAATCTCTTGGCGTCGCCCTCCTCCTTCCAATCTCCTTCGACTTAACCTCCTCATCCGTCTTAGCGTAGAGCATTGTCATTGAACTATCGCGATATTCCAGGAATTCTTTCACTGTAGTGATGGATGGGGATATCCTCCTTCAGGCAATAGGTGGCAAAGGAATGTCGCTGCAAGTGAGCGCTAAAAATTCGCGATGCCACGAGCCTGTACAATCAACACCTGACATTCACCTCCCCCCTTTGCCGCAGGCCGAAGAATCTATCGATGCAACGAATCGGCAAAAGGGCAAGGCCCTGCGACATCATCACTCTGCCTTTTAGCAGCTCGAGGCGCAACACGCTGGGTCGACACGTCTGCATGGATAGGTAAAATGGAAAAACAAGGGAAAGCCATTGCCTATAGGAAGAGCAGTGATCCTTTCTTCAACACAAGCAGATCCTTTGCCGACCGCTGCAACGTTCCCAACCTTATTTCTGTATATGGCAAATGCAATACTTGGCACATTGTTGCAGCTAGTAAAACAGATAGAGCGAGCGCACAGGTTTTGCAGGAAGAGCACATGAAAAAACCGCACCAACAGCCTCCGGTCGGGCATCCGTTTGTTCAAGGACCAATATTTTCATTGACAGACAGCACGCTGTTAGCTATATTAGCACACAGGGGGCAATATTTATAGCGATCGATACGCAGCATGGATCAGGCTCATAGTCTTACAAAGACACACGAATCATACGAAAGGACATAGAGATGAAAGGCCGATCAGCGTTCTGTTTAGCCTGTTTCATGCCTGTGGCCCTGGCTTTCGAGACCGCCAGCGCTCAGCAAAAACCGGTGGTCCCGCTTAAACCCATTCCCACGGCAAAAGAGATCAAAAAAATAGATTTTCCCTACAAGCCGGTCAAGGTCGTCGCGCAAGCGGAATCGGGAACAACCGAATCAGCGCCCTCCGGATACACATCGTGTGAAAAATACGCGACCGGAGCAGGAGTCCTGCTCACTCCTGCCAACCTGATTGACACGGAAAGCGTCTCCACCCTGGCTCTCTATTTTGCCGAATACAACTATACTGCCGCGTCTCAGATGAGCAACGCTGCAGAGCCGTTTGCCAGTCTGCGCATCCCTCCTCTCAAGGCCTACCCAGCCCATATCGCCAGCGTAGTCTTTGGCAGAATGCCGCGCGAAACACGTACGTATGTGCTGACCCTAAAAATGGACAAAATCACGCAGGGAGGCTATTTTGAGATCAACGTAAACGGCACTCAGTTCCAGGGCGACAAAATCCTCTATAATGATTTGAACAAAGAATACAGGATACTGTTCTCCTTTGCACCTGTTACCAGTCAAATGAATATTCTGGTTTACTATTACAACCAGAACCAGTCCGTTGACGCTAAAATCTCATTCTATTACGCCCAGTTGATCCGGCTGGATTAACGAGCGGGCGACAGGGGCATTCTACACCTTATACACCAACACATTCGCGCTCATGCATACGGCAGTACGGTCAAGTACTGGCGGCATGCCTCTCAACCTATCATTGTCAAGTATAGAAAAGAGCTCAAGCCGGCAAGATTACCCTCAGCGCCGGCTCGTCTCTTACATGGGGCGTTCACGTTCCAGCGGACGCCTCCACCGCTATACAATAACTTGAGGATCTCAGCAAGACGCCGCTGAACGAAACGACTCGATCGCGTTCGAGGCCTCTCTCCTATCATAGAGGGCAAAAAAGATTCGATAGCTCTTGAATCAATCGCAGCACCTATGTATCTGAAGAAAAATCGGTTCCGAAGGAGGGCAAAAATGAAACGACGCAATGACCAGTTAGTGGTTTGGGGCCTGCTTCTCTTCGCCCCGTTCTTCGTCGCCACCGGACAGGACAATGGCAACCAGTTCCAAAAAACGTGGGGCGCGAATGAGTCTGTTTTCAAAGGCGATTGGGGCGAGCTTGCCGTCTATGCCCCCGAAGGCCTGGACATCGACCAGGACAACCACAGGGAATTCATCGTGTATGATCATGTGACCGGTGTTTTCTTTCCCGAAGACCGGCTGCAGCTTTGGGAGAACAAGGGCGACAATGATTTTTACTTGGCGTGGGAGCACAAATACACCGATGTGAAAAGCCAGTTTCAGCAGGGACATGCGATTGCCGTAGCGGATCTGGATTTCGATGGCAAACAGGAAGTGCTGATCGTCACCGAAAGCGTTCTTTACATTTACGAATGGAACGGCACGACGTTTGAATCCGGAGCAGGTCTGCCCCAGGAACCGACCTGCCGGTTCGAGCCCTACCAGGACAATGCAGGCACCTGCCCGATCCGTCAGCTGCGCGTTGTCAACCTGGATGCTGACCCCGAGCCGGAACTCTTTTTCGGTTACAGCACCAATGTCGGCATGTATGTATCCATCGCCTCGCTGGCCAACCGCGATTTTGCCAATCCTGAATGGAAGGACGAATATGCGGACCCGTTCAGCATCCAGGACGGGTGGCGCGTTGGCGGCGTGGCTATCGATGATTTCGACGGGGACGGAAAAATGGAGATGTTCACCACCAACTGGCAGGATGCCCCCACCACCAGGCTCTATGAAAACGACGGCATAGATAATTATGTGATCAAGTTCACCACCCTGCCAAGCACATTGATCCTGGACCCCTCTTATGATGATTCCTACGCCAATCCAATCTTTCATGACTTTGACGGCGACGGCGATTCAGAGTTTGTCATCACCGACATTCACGGCAAGATGTTCGTGATTACCAAGCAAGCCTCCAATAATTTTGAAGATTTTGGGCCTTCAGCCTGGACCTATGTCATGACCTTTCCGGAGGTGCTGATGAATGGGTTTGTCCGCAGCGGTTTTCTCCACGATCTGGATCAGGACGGCAAGCCGGACATCTATTACAATGACAAGGGCGCCGTCGGCAAGGGTGGCGTTTATGATCTGGAATATCAGGGCGGACCGGTCACCTCGCCGGATAGCTGGAAAATATACAAGATCTATGACAACAATGGACATATGAGCGTTGCCGGCGAGGTCTATCCGGCCGGTGATCTGGATGGCGATGGCCGCGGTGAACTGGTCATCGTGGCCTGGAGCAATCAGCCGCAGGATCTGGTAGTCATCGAGAGCCTGGACAGTCCTAGTCCAGTGGAAACGAAACATCAAACGCGAATGGCGGAGAATTTCGTTCTGCAACAGAACTATCCGAATCCTTTCAATTCAACGACGCGGATAGACTATGACCTGCCCCGGGCAGCAGGGGTTCACATGACGATCTATTCGCTTACCGGCCAGCCTGTGGCGACACTCGTGGACGAACGGCAATCCGCCGGCAGCCACACGGTTTGTTTTGATGCGACGCGGCTGGCAGCAGGAATCTATACCTGCCGGATCGATGCGGATGGATGGACAGAGCAGAAAAAAATGCTTTATCTCAAATAGACGTGTCCAGGCCCGGCATCTGCCGGGCCTGCTTTAAACAGTGGCTGCGTCAAGCGTCACCGGCCTAATCTCCTCCGTACTGCCTGTGTGTCCAAATCCCAAATTGACCACCCGCTGTGGTAGATCACAACACTGGCTACACACAGCATTAGCCCATCGTTCACTGCCGCCTCACAGAGTTCTTTTTAGTTGATTTTCACTCACCGAATTTCTAATTTTCCGACAAGGCCCAGCGTGAAGAACGTCCGTTCACTGTCCAAAGGATTCGCGAAGCGCGGACGTTCGCAGCATTCTGCGAGCCAGACCTAATGTCATTCAGCCAACATTAATCCAAGGGAAAAACCATGATAACCGCCAAGGTGGGTTTTATTGTTTTCGGCGTTCACAAGGACGGATTGCTCGATCCCATGGGAACGCCTTTTATTGACGATCAGCTTGTCGCAGACGCCAAAACCGCTCTGCGTCAGGCTGGGCTCGATCTGATCGAACATGAAACGATCATCGCCAGCAAGCAGGAGGCGCGGCAGTGTCTGGCAAAATTTAAAAAACTGGATGAGCTCGATGCCATCGTTTTGTTTTCCGGCACTTGGGTCTGGGCAGCCCATTTAATCGCCGCCCTGCGCGATTTCGCCGGGACCGGCAAAGGCATCGTGCTCTGGACCCATCCCGGCAGCCAGGGATGGAGGCCGGTCGGCGGTCTGGTCATGCAAGGGGCCATGAAGGAAATCGGCTTGCAACACCGCTTTGTCTATGGCAGTTGCCGCGATCCCAAGGAAATCGAAAAAATCACCTCCTACTGCCGGGCCAGCGCGCTGAAAAACACATTGAACATGAGCACCATAGGAACTTTTGGCGGCAGAGGCATGGCGCAGACCTGCGGAGCGGCCGATCCCTCGCAATGGATGAAGGTCTTTGGCGTCGATATCGATTCAAGGGATACCACCGATTTGCTGAAAACCGCCAAAGCTCTTTCTGCGGAAGAGGTCGATAAAGCCCGCAGCGCCCTGCAGCGCTATTTTTCCGAACCGATACCGGAGAATGATCAAGCGGACCGCTCCATCCGGTTGTACCTGGCCATTGAAAAGCTGGTCGAACAAAACCATTGGGACTTTTATACCATTCAGTCCTTTCCCGGACTCGGCGATGAATACAGCGCCACCTGTTTCGCCCAGAGCATCATGCTGCAGAAGGGTATGGCTACCTCCACGCTGGGTGATTTCAACACCGCAATGACGGTGAAATGTTTGACCGACCTCAGCGGGGAACCGGTCTATTACGGCGACCTTCAGCATATCGACAAATCCAACAATGAGATCAAGATCATCGGCGACGGCGCCTGCCCGCCTACGCTGGCGGGAAAGCTCGGTCCGGCCGGTTTTGCCGAACATGGCATTCCCACCGAAGGGGAAGCCGGCGGGCTGTCGATCAAGCTGGTGTGCAAAGCCGGAGAAGGAGTGCTGGCGCG
It encodes the following:
- a CDS encoding tyrosine-type recombinase/integrase, which encodes MGCIFLIRRAEARLKVAPGEGFPGRSVITEIHSITKAFGRARRALGIAYFNAHSLRHSFATYCLKDDIPITTVKEFLGHRDISTTMIYAKTDEEVKAKDIKKMKAR
- a CDS encoding T9SS type A sorting domain-containing protein; its protein translation is MKRRNDQLVVWGLLLFAPFFVATGQDNGNQFQKTWGANESVFKGDWGELAVYAPEGLDIDQDNHREFIVYDHVTGVFFPEDRLQLWENKGDNDFYLAWEHKYTDVKSQFQQGHAIAVADLDFDGKQEVLIVTESVLYIYEWNGTTFESGAGLPQEPTCRFEPYQDNAGTCPIRQLRVVNLDADPEPELFFGYSTNVGMYVSIASLANRDFANPEWKDEYADPFSIQDGWRVGGVAIDDFDGDGKMEMFTTNWQDAPTTRLYENDGIDNYVIKFTTLPSTLILDPSYDDSYANPIFHDFDGDGDSEFVITDIHGKMFVITKQASNNFEDFGPSAWTYVMTFPEVLMNGFVRSGFLHDLDQDGKPDIYYNDKGAVGKGGVYDLEYQGGPVTSPDSWKIYKIYDNNGHMSVAGEVYPAGDLDGDGRGELVIVAWSNQPQDLVVIESLDSPSPVETKHQTRMAENFVLQQNYPNPFNSTTRIDYDLPRAAGVHMTIYSLTGQPVATLVDERQSAGSHTVCFDATRLAAGIYTCRIDADGWTEQKKMLYLK